One Oncorhynchus nerka isolate Pitt River linkage group LG5, Oner_Uvic_2.0, whole genome shotgun sequence genomic window carries:
- the LOC115117516 gene encoding transforming growth factor beta activator LRRC32-like has protein sequence MSRPTTFSLVLLLYCSLSHSLTQFNTVTGRIPDDQQETTSWRFRKLSSVPEGLDVRLRELDLSNNVIRHINSQSLALPSLLRLDLSYNQLEIISEGAFRDVAQLQELNLARNALSHNVDSTSRALGSLHRLRRLDLSLNGLDDETAGLYLRDKSILERLDLTGNGLTRLTPKLFAESLSVRSIRIENNLITAIEEGTFEPLKKLKILNLARNNLVYICDFKLHQVKLLNLSRNSIEFFVTREDGHPYELEILDLSFNNLLYFPMVPKTNRLRYLHLQSNMVGTLETDTLISQADSLYRELTSGDEVNDAVDNNNIYSNWKLMPLVYMDLSSNHFRSLPVETLSHLTSLVTLNLSKNCLQDISYNTTKGSHVGGHHQPSLTFPSLRYFDLQNNGLRQLSTFFLEALPNIETLNLKENSVRPCDPKDQLGPSETTRVSLNRMSPCVSFWNIKTLTSLDLQDNGIKTLHQNTFEGTPLVSLNLASNVDILFDIGALEGLQSSLQSLSISGNSMTTSALSLPCLKALRRLNMSNNNVDVLPGIISCSPLTELDLRNNGLTSMNESVVDRLSLYLDVLYVSGNSFNCCDTNWLKALNKEKVNIPDLDHAVCLSVNGTLLTGLLPNHSLHCSLELSPKITEPNLGQIIIILLFVSTVLITLVVFVKKVCCNTGSLIV, from the exons atgagcagacctACAACATTCAGCTTAGTGCTACTGCTGTactgctctctgtctcacagTCTCACACAGTTCAACACCGTGACTGGAAGGATACCTGATGACCAACAG GAGACGACTTCCTGGAGGTTCAGGAAGCTATCATCTGTTCCTGAGGGGCTGGACGTGAGGCTGAGGGAGCTGGATCTGTCCAACAACGTTATAAGACATATAAACAGCCAGAGTCTGGCTCTTCCATCCCTACTGAGACTGGACCTCAGCTACAACCAGCTAGAGATCATATCTGAAGGGGCTTTCAGAGATGTGGCCCAGCTTCAAGAGCTGAACTTGGCCAGGAATGCATTGAGCCACAATGTGGACAGTACCAGCCGAGCTCTTGGGTCTCTCCACAGACTGAGGAGGTTGGATCTCTCTCTGAACGGTCTGGATGATGAGACGGCGGGCCTTTACCTTCGTGACAAATCAATTCTAGAACGCCTAGATCTCACGGGCAACGGTTTGACGCGACTCACACCCAAGCTGTTTGCAGAGAGCCTGAGCGTGAGAAGCATTCGCATCGAGAACAATCTGATCACGGCAATAGAGGAGGGAACGTTTGAACCGTTGAAGAAACTCAAGATCTTAAATTTAGCCAGAAATAATCTAGTCTACATCTGTGATTTTAAACTCCATCAGGTGAAACTCTTGAATCTTAGCAGGAATTCCATAGAGTTCTTTGTCACCCGTGAAGACGGTCACCCCTACGAGCTGGAGATCTTAGATCTGAGCTTCAACAACCTCCTCTATTTCCCCATGGTCCCCAAGACCAACCGGTTGAGATACCTCCACCTACAGAGCAACATGGTAGGGACCTTAGAGACAGACACCTTAATATCACAGGCAGACTCTCTGTACAGAGAACTAACAAGTGGAGATGAGGTAAATGATGCtgtagacaacaacaacatataCTCTAACTGGAAACTGATGCCGTTAGTTTACATGGACCTCAGTAGTAACCACTTCAGGTCTCTACCTGTGGAGACTCTGAGCCATCTGACGTCTTTGGTGACGCTGAACCTCAGCAAGAACTGTCTACAGGACATCAGCTATAACACAACGAAGGGCAGCCATGTTGGAGGCCACCACCAACCTTCCTTGACCTTTCCGTCTCTACGCTACTTCGACCTGCAGAACAACGGTCTTCGACAACTCTCCACCTTCTTCCTGGAAGCCCTACCAAACATAGAGACATTAAACCTGAAGGAGAACTCTGTGAGGCCTTGCGATCCAAAGGACCAACTGGGACCATCTGAGACAACGAGAGTTAGTCTTAATAGGATGTCCCCTTGTGTTTCCTTCTGGAATATCAAAACTCTGACAAGTCTAGATCTCCAAGACAACGGGATCAAAACACTCCATCAGAACACATTTGAAGGAACCCCTTTGGTTTCTCTCAACCTGGCCAGTAATGTAGATATACTCTTTGATATTGGCGCTCTAGAAGGGTTGCAGAGTAGTCTCCAGTCTCTGAGTATCAGTGGGAACAGCATGACAACCTCTGCCTTGTCTCTGCCTTGTCTGAAAGCATTGAGACGACTCAACATGTCCAACAACAACGTAGACGTCCTCCCAGGCATCATCAGCTGTTCTCCTTTGACGGAGCTTGACCTGAGAAATAACGGGCTAACGTCTATGAATGAATCTGTGGTTGATCGTTTGTCTCTATATCTTGATGTGTTGTATGTCAGTGGCAACTCTTTCAACTGCTGTGACACCAACTGGCTCAAAGCCCTAAACAAAGAGAAAGTGAATATTCCGGACCTTGACCATGCTGTGTGCCTCAGTGTCAATGGTACTCTGTTGACTGGCCTTCTGCCTAACCATTCACTGCACTGTTCATTGGAACTTAGCCCAAAGATAACAGAACCAAACCTTgggcaaataataataatacttttgtTTGTGTCGACAGTATTGATAACATTAGTTGTATTTGTGAAGAAGGTTTGTTGCAACACGGGGTCATTAATTGTGTAA